CGCCTGTTTCTCCTCCGCCGAGTACTCCCCGACCGTGCGCTGTGCGCCGTCCGGCTGACCGTCCGGGATGAAGATCGGGTCGTACCCGAAACCGCCGGCTCCCGACGCCTCGCGGGCGAGCCGTCCTGGCCAGATCCCCTCCACCACGTGCTCGCGACCGTCCGGGAGGACGAGGGCGATCGTCGAGGTGAAGTGCGCGGAGCGATGACGGTCGGCGATGTCGCGCAGCTGATCGAGCAGCAGCTCCAGGTTCGCCGCGGCGTCCTTCTTCTGACCGGCCCAGTACGCCGAGAACACTCCGGGCGACCCGCCGAGCACGTCCACGCAGATGCCGGAGTCGTCGGCGAGCGCCGCGAGGCCGGTGTGCGCGGCGGCCGCTCGCGCCTTGAGGAGCGCGTTCTCAGCGAACGTCACTCCGTCCTCGACCGGCTCGGGGCCGTCGTAGCCGACGACCTCCAGGTCGGGCCGTGTCTGCTGCACGATCTGCTGGAACTCCGCCACCTTATGCGGGTTGTGGGTCGCCAGGACGACGCGCATGCTCAGGCTCCTGCCAGAGCGGCGAGCTGCCGTTCCTTCAGGTCCGCGCAGCCGGCGACGCCGAGGTCGAGGAGCGCGTCGAGCTCACGCTTGTCGAACGGCGCCCCTTCGGCCGTGCCCTGCACCTCGACGAACAGGCCGCGGCCGGTCACGACGACGTTCATGTCGGTCTCGGCGCGGACATCCTCGACGTAGGCGAGGTCGAGCATCGGCTCCCCGTCCACGATGCCGACGGACACCGCGGAGACGGAGTCGAGCAGCGGCGTCGAGTTCTTGCCGATGAACTTCTTCTCCCGGCCCCACTCGATCGCGTCGGCCAGGGCGACATAGGCGCCGGTGATCGCCGCGGTGCGGGTGCCACCGTCGGCCTGGAGCACGTCGCAGTCGATGACGATGGTGTTCTCGCCGAGCGCCTTGGTGTCGACGACGGCGCGCAGCGCGCGGCCGATGAGTCGGGAGATCTCGTGCGTCCGACCGCCGATGCGGCCCTTCACGCTCTCCCGGTCGTTGCGGCTGTTCGTCGCTCGCGGGAGCATCGCATACTCGGCCGTGACCCAGCCCTTGCCCTTGCCGGTGAGCCACCGCGGCACGCCGTTCGTGAACGAGGCGGTGCACAGCACCTTCGTGCCGCCGAAGCTGATGAGAGCCGACCCCTCGGCCTGCGCGCTCCAGCCGCGCTCGATGGTGATCTCGCGCAGCTGCGAGGTGGAACGGCCGTCGGCGCGGACGATGTCGGTCATGAGCTTCTCTCGGTCGGGGATGGAGCGACGGGCTCAGCGCGCGTCGAGGGCGGAATCGGGAAGCGTGATGACGCCGGTCTGGACGAGCTGCACGTCGCGCACCTCGCGACCCATGAGTCGGTTGGCGAGCGCCGTGAAGTCGTCGGCGGAGTCGCCCGTGGCCTCGTAGACGTAGGTGGCGGTGGCATCGGCGGGCGCCAGCAGGTCGCCGCGGACGAGCTGGCGGTAGACGTCGCCCGCGGTCTCGTCGTCGCTGGAGACCAGGGTCACGCCCTCCCCCATGACGTAACTGATGGCGCCGC
This genomic stretch from Microbacterium sp. Nx66 harbors:
- the rdgB gene encoding RdgB/HAM1 family non-canonical purine NTP pyrophosphatase, with product MRVVLATHNPHKVAEFQQIVQQTRPDLEVVGYDGPEPVEDGVTFAENALLKARAAAAHTGLAALADDSGICVDVLGGSPGVFSAYWAGQKKDAAANLELLLDQLRDIADRHRSAHFTSTIALVLPDGREHVVEGIWPGRLAREASGAGGFGYDPIFIPDGQPDGAQRTVGEYSAEEKQAQSHRARAFAALVPLLAAL
- the rph gene encoding ribonuclease PH → MTDIVRADGRSTSQLREITIERGWSAQAEGSALISFGGTKVLCTASFTNGVPRWLTGKGKGWVTAEYAMLPRATNSRNDRESVKGRIGGRTHEISRLIGRALRAVVDTKALGENTIVIDCDVLQADGGTRTAAITGAYVALADAIEWGREKKFIGKNSTPLLDSVSAVSVGIVDGEPMLDLAYVEDVRAETDMNVVVTGRGLFVEVQGTAEGAPFDKRELDALLDLGVAGCADLKERQLAALAGA